In a genomic window of Paramicrobacterium chengjingii:
- a CDS encoding GntR family transcriptional regulator, translating to MRASDTVYRALREEILDGTIPPGTTLTEVEQSTRLGYSRTPVREALGRLTADGLVAAASARALVVTDVADDDITALYELREALEVTAAQLAAARRDVREFADLHEQFTHAAELVDGGEHELQRYYDLVTELDAAIDIAVGNSYLEQALRSVRLHSARVRRSARRNPERLRQAASEHLLICQAIRDGDAALAGHATHVHLRLSRANALAAPPNAVQTAS from the coding sequence ATGCGCGCCAGCGACACGGTGTACCGGGCGCTCCGCGAGGAAATTCTCGACGGCACGATCCCACCGGGAACGACACTCACCGAGGTGGAGCAGTCCACACGACTCGGCTACTCGCGCACCCCGGTGCGGGAAGCCCTTGGAAGGCTGACTGCCGACGGACTCGTTGCGGCAGCATCCGCCCGCGCTCTAGTCGTGACCGACGTCGCAGACGACGACATCACAGCGCTCTACGAACTGCGTGAAGCACTCGAGGTGACCGCCGCGCAGCTTGCCGCGGCCCGGCGCGACGTGCGCGAATTCGCCGACCTGCACGAGCAATTCACGCATGCGGCCGAGCTCGTCGACGGCGGGGAACACGAACTGCAGCGCTACTACGACCTCGTGACCGAGCTGGATGCCGCGATCGACATCGCCGTGGGCAACAGCTATCTCGAGCAGGCTCTGCGCAGCGTGCGATTGCACTCCGCTCGAGTGCGCCGCAGCGCACGGAGAAACCCCGAGCGACTGCGTCAGGCGGCATCCGAACACCTCTTGATCTGCCAGGCGATTCGCGACGGCGACGCCGCGCTCGCCGGTCATGCCACTCACGTGCACCTCCGTCTCAGTCGCGCCAACGCGCTCGCCGCCCCGCCGAATGCGGTGCAGACAGCATCCTGA
- a CDS encoding MmgE/PrpD family protein → MKTHNLRTHRSDENLERTSQLAWAIAEVAADDVEVSDDVSEMVINRVIDNAAVAAASVTRAPVAAARAQALTHPVSVNGDGSTVFGREPSRRVSPEWAAWANGVAVRELDFHDTFLSAEYSHPGDNIPAMVAVGQHVGSTGRDVVRGIATGYEIQIDLVKAISLHKHKIDHVAHLGPSAAAGLGTMLHLDPEVIFQAIGQALHTTTATRQSRKGQISTWKAHAPAFAGKMAVESVDRAMRGQTSPEPIWEGEDGVIAWLLDGPEASYDVSLPERGEAKRAILDSYTKEHSAEYQAQAWIDLARKLHNEHPELLAPGAIRSVVIHTSHHTHFVIGSGANDPQKYDPSASRETLDHSIPYIFAVALQDGEWHHVRSYAPERAGRPDTVELWKRITTEEDPEWTRRYHSLDPKEKAFGGRVTITLTDGSVITDEIAVADAHPLGARPFARANYIEKFRSLAEPVVTVDEIERFLDVAQRLPELEPHELADLTFTVEPGVLASVPTTKGLF, encoded by the coding sequence ATGAAGACCCACAACCTGCGCACTCACAGAAGCGACGAGAACCTCGAGCGCACGAGCCAGCTTGCCTGGGCGATCGCCGAGGTCGCCGCAGACGATGTCGAGGTGAGCGACGACGTCAGCGAGATGGTGATCAACCGTGTGATCGACAACGCGGCAGTCGCCGCAGCATCCGTCACCCGTGCCCCCGTAGCCGCCGCTCGCGCCCAGGCGCTGACGCACCCGGTGTCGGTGAACGGTGATGGCTCGACGGTGTTCGGGCGTGAGCCGTCGCGCCGCGTCAGCCCCGAGTGGGCGGCGTGGGCGAACGGCGTTGCCGTGCGCGAACTGGACTTCCACGACACATTTCTCTCAGCCGAGTACTCTCACCCGGGGGACAACATTCCCGCGATGGTTGCCGTCGGCCAGCACGTGGGCAGCACGGGGCGCGACGTCGTGCGGGGTATCGCAACGGGCTACGAGATTCAGATCGACCTGGTGAAGGCGATCAGCCTGCACAAGCACAAGATCGACCATGTCGCGCACCTCGGTCCCTCGGCTGCAGCGGGGCTCGGCACGATGCTGCACCTCGACCCCGAGGTGATCTTTCAAGCGATCGGACAGGCGCTGCACACCACGACAGCCACCCGGCAGTCGCGCAAGGGGCAGATCTCAACGTGGAAGGCGCACGCCCCGGCTTTCGCGGGGAAGATGGCCGTTGAGTCCGTCGACCGGGCAATGCGCGGCCAGACGTCGCCCGAACCCATTTGGGAGGGTGAAGATGGCGTGATCGCCTGGCTGCTCGACGGGCCGGAAGCGTCATATGACGTGTCGCTGCCCGAGCGAGGCGAAGCCAAACGGGCGATTCTCGACAGTTACACGAAGGAGCACTCCGCGGAGTACCAGGCGCAGGCCTGGATCGACCTTGCCCGAAAGCTGCACAACGAGCACCCGGAGCTGCTGGCGCCCGGCGCGATTCGCAGCGTCGTCATCCACACATCGCACCACACGCACTTCGTGATCGGCTCGGGTGCCAATGACCCGCAGAAGTACGACCCGAGCGCATCGCGCGAGACCCTCGACCACTCGATTCCGTACATTTTCGCCGTCGCGCTGCAAGACGGTGAGTGGCACCACGTGCGCTCCTACGCCCCCGAGCGGGCAGGCCGCCCCGACACTGTCGAGCTCTGGAAACGGATCACCACCGAGGAAGATCCCGAATGGACGCGTCGCTACCACTCGCTCGACCCGAAAGAGAAGGCGTTCGGCGGACGCGTCACGATCACGCTCACAGACGGCAGCGTCATCACCGATGAGATCGCCGTCGCCGATGCCCACCCGCTCGGAGCGAGACCGTTTGCCCGGGCGAACTACATCGAGAAGTTCCGCTCGCTCGCGGAGCCCGTAGTCACGGTAGACGAGATCGAGCGCTTTCTCGACGTTGCGCAGCGTCTTCCCGAGCTCGAGCCGCACGAGCTGGCAGATCTCACGTTCACCGTCGAACCCGGCGTGCTCGCCTCGGTGCCGACAACGAAGGGACTCTTCTAA
- the prpB gene encoding methylisocitrate lyase has protein sequence MLYSQMDAGAKRRAFRKRLATGELLRFPGAFNPLSARLIERKGFDGVYISGAVLSADLGLPDIGLTTLTEVATRAGQIARMTELPAIVDADTGFGEPMNVARTIQELENAGLSGTHIEDQVNPKRCGHLDGKQVVDESTALKRIRAAVDARRDPNFLIMARTDIRAVGGLDAAKDRAKKLVDAGADAIFPEAMRSLDEFDAVRSAVDVPVLANMTEFGKSELFTTEQLASVGINIVIWPVSLLRMAMGAASRALDTLNDEGSLTTQLDAMQHRADLYDLIDYESYNHFDSSVFNFAVEK, from the coding sequence ATGCTCTACTCGCAAATGGATGCCGGTGCCAAGCGTCGCGCGTTTCGAAAGCGCCTCGCGACGGGGGAGCTGCTGCGCTTCCCCGGTGCGTTCAACCCGCTGAGCGCCCGACTGATCGAGCGCAAGGGCTTCGACGGAGTCTATATCTCGGGCGCAGTGCTGAGCGCCGACCTCGGTCTGCCGGACATCGGGCTGACGACGCTTACCGAGGTAGCGACCCGCGCAGGTCAGATCGCGCGCATGACCGAGCTGCCCGCGATCGTCGACGCCGACACCGGCTTCGGCGAGCCGATGAACGTCGCCCGCACCATTCAGGAGCTCGAGAATGCCGGCTTGTCGGGAACGCACATCGAAGATCAGGTCAACCCCAAGCGCTGCGGTCACCTCGACGGCAAGCAGGTCGTCGACGAGTCGACGGCGCTGAAGCGCATCCGGGCAGCGGTCGATGCCCGCCGTGACCCGAACTTCCTCATCATGGCGCGCACCGACATTCGGGCCGTTGGCGGGCTCGACGCCGCGAAAGACCGCGCGAAGAAGCTCGTGGATGCTGGCGCAGACGCGATCTTCCCCGAGGCAATGCGCTCGCTCGACGAGTTCGACGCCGTGCGCAGCGCCGTCGACGTGCCGGTGCTGGCGAACATGACCGAGTTCGGCAAGAGCGAGCTGTTCACAACCGAGCAGCTCGCGAGCGTTGGAATCAACATCGTGATCTGGCCCGTTTCGCTTCTGCGCATGGCCATGGGCGCAGCATCCCGTGCCCTTGACACGCTGAACGACGAGGGCTCGCTCACGACACAGCTCGATGCAATGCAGCACCGCGCCGATCTCTACGACCTCATCGACTACGAGTCGTATAACCACTTCGACAGCTCGGTGTTCAACTTCGCAGTCGAAAAGTAA
- a CDS encoding bifunctional 2-methylcitrate synthase/citrate synthase — protein sequence MTDTDIKKGLAGVVADYTAISKVNPETNSLLYRGYPVQELAESCSFEQVAYLLWNGELPSDDELAEFEKVERDQRALESNVKQAIDLLPTTCHPMDVIRTAVSVIGANDESAEDNSIEANRQKAVRLYAKLPAIVAYDQRRRRGEDAVEPRDDLGYSANFLWMTFGEEPDQVVEHAFTVSMILYAEHSFNASTFTARVVTSTLADLYSAVTAAVGALKGALHGGANEAVMHALDEIKTADAAEQWLDDALGEKRKIMGFGHRVYKNGDSRVPSMKKALDSLAEHYDRQDMLDLYEALERAMGDRKNIKPNLDYPSGPAYNLMGFDTQTFTPLFVAARITGWTAHIAEQLASNSLIRPLSEYNGPDERHVG from the coding sequence ATGACCGACACCGACATCAAAAAGGGCCTCGCCGGGGTCGTCGCGGACTACACCGCGATTTCGAAGGTGAACCCTGAGACGAACTCGCTGCTCTATCGCGGATACCCCGTGCAAGAGCTCGCGGAGTCGTGCAGCTTCGAGCAGGTTGCGTACCTGTTGTGGAACGGAGAGCTCCCGAGTGACGACGAGCTTGCCGAGTTTGAGAAGGTGGAGCGCGACCAGCGGGCGCTCGAGAGCAACGTGAAGCAGGCGATCGACCTGCTGCCGACGACGTGCCACCCGATGGACGTGATCCGCACAGCTGTGAGCGTCATCGGCGCGAACGATGAGTCGGCCGAAGACAATTCCATTGAGGCCAACCGGCAGAAGGCGGTGCGGCTGTACGCCAAGCTGCCTGCGATTGTCGCGTACGATCAGCGACGTCGTCGAGGCGAAGATGCCGTTGAACCCCGCGATGACCTCGGATACTCGGCAAACTTTCTCTGGATGACGTTCGGCGAAGAGCCGGACCAGGTCGTCGAGCACGCGTTCACCGTGTCGATGATCCTCTACGCGGAGCACTCGTTCAACGCGTCGACGTTCACGGCGCGCGTTGTGACATCGACTCTCGCCGACCTGTATTCGGCCGTCACCGCTGCCGTGGGTGCGTTGAAGGGTGCCCTGCACGGCGGCGCGAACGAGGCCGTGATGCATGCGCTTGACGAGATCAAGACGGCGGATGCTGCCGAGCAGTGGCTCGACGACGCACTCGGCGAGAAGCGTAAGATCATGGGCTTTGGACACCGTGTGTATAAGAATGGCGACTCGCGCGTGCCGAGCATGAAGAAGGCACTCGACTCCCTCGCTGAACACTACGATCGGCAGGACATGCTCGATCTGTATGAGGCGCTCGAGAGAGCGATGGGTGACCGCAAGAACATCAAGCCGAACCTCGACTACCCGTCTGGCCCGGCCTATAACCTGATGGGATTCGACACGCAGACGTTCACACCGCTGTTTGTTGCAGCACGCATCACCGGGTGGACGGCGCACATCGCTGAGCAGCTGGCGAGCAATTCGCTCATCCGGCCGCTGTCTGAGTACAACGGTCCGGACGAGCGCCACGTCGGGTAG
- a CDS encoding VOC family protein gives MASQLSYWVLNVVDLEKAAAFYGDVFDWTFSEPGSAGGYHVLGSDPMGGIGPRGESGARSPNLLAFQPDDVDAAIERIRALGGTADEPGGDASAHGRWIECTDDQGTPFALYKPAV, from the coding sequence ATGGCGTCACAACTCTCGTACTGGGTGCTGAATGTCGTCGACCTGGAAAAGGCCGCCGCGTTCTATGGCGACGTTTTCGACTGGACGTTCAGTGAGCCCGGGAGCGCGGGCGGTTACCACGTTCTCGGGTCAGATCCCATGGGCGGCATTGGGCCGCGTGGAGAATCCGGGGCTCGCTCCCCCAATCTGCTCGCATTCCAACCCGACGACGTGGATGCTGCGATTGAGCGGATCCGGGCTCTGGGTGGAACGGCAGACGAACCAGGGGGCGATGCGTCAGCCCACGGCCGCTGGATCGAGTGCACCGACGATCAGGGCACTCCGTTCGCGCTCTACAAGCCGGCGGTTTGA
- the thrS gene encoding threonine--tRNA ligase — MDVDHRDLNRTMKLYSTSPLAGSGLPLWLPAGSAIRSELQKLAADLARNDGCIGVHSPVLGKRELFERSGHLAKFADDMFPPMRLGGDDVMLRPANCPHHALIYAAERHSYRELPLRLNELASMFRAERSGVVSGLTRVREIHLDDTHVFCRPDQVADEVARALRAALEAQAILGLPVDDIRLSLRDDSDAWLGTAEQWNDAQNALREGATRVLASRGAVLVEAPGEAAFYGPKLDLQFRNDAGHEETIATVQLDFNQPERFDLTFVDDRGEDSRVVMIHRGTVGSMERVTAALLEHHKGRLPFWIAPMQLAVIPISDRHDLAARALADSAASAGLRARVAYDGSLGARIRDARDRRDSVFTVIGDDEIADGTVTVTDVAAGYRGRVPLHDLVERARLAHQRRDTHVHWPS; from the coding sequence ATGGACGTCGATCACCGCGATCTCAATCGCACTATGAAGCTTTACTCGACGAGCCCCCTTGCGGGCTCGGGACTTCCCCTCTGGCTACCCGCGGGCTCCGCCATTCGCTCCGAACTGCAAAAGCTGGCCGCGGATCTTGCGCGCAACGATGGCTGCATCGGGGTCCACTCGCCGGTCTTGGGGAAGCGAGAGCTCTTCGAACGATCAGGGCATCTCGCCAAGTTCGCCGACGACATGTTCCCCCCGATGAGACTGGGAGGCGACGACGTGATGCTGCGTCCGGCGAACTGCCCACATCATGCGCTCATCTACGCCGCCGAACGCCATTCGTACCGTGAACTTCCCCTTCGCCTCAACGAGCTCGCATCGATGTTCCGTGCCGAACGCTCCGGCGTCGTCTCAGGCCTCACCCGGGTGCGTGAGATCCATTTGGACGACACCCATGTGTTCTGCCGCCCGGATCAGGTGGCGGACGAAGTGGCACGCGCACTTCGAGCCGCGCTTGAGGCGCAGGCGATTCTCGGGCTTCCCGTGGATGACATTCGCCTCTCACTCCGAGATGACTCGGATGCCTGGCTCGGCACCGCCGAGCAGTGGAACGATGCCCAGAATGCTCTTCGTGAGGGCGCCACCCGGGTGCTCGCCTCACGCGGCGCTGTTCTCGTCGAAGCACCGGGCGAGGCAGCGTTTTACGGCCCGAAACTCGATCTGCAGTTCCGGAACGACGCCGGCCACGAAGAGACCATCGCCACCGTGCAATTGGACTTCAATCAGCCTGAACGGTTCGACCTCACCTTCGTCGATGACCGTGGCGAAGACAGCCGAGTCGTGATGATCCATCGAGGGACCGTCGGATCCATGGAACGCGTCACCGCCGCGCTCCTCGAACATCACAAGGGGCGCCTGCCGTTCTGGATTGCGCCGATGCAACTCGCCGTGATTCCGATATCTGATCGTCACGACCTTGCGGCCCGAGCACTCGCTGATTCGGCGGCATCAGCGGGCCTGCGCGCTCGCGTCGCATATGACGGTTCTCTCGGTGCGCGCATTCGCGATGCACGCGACCGCCGCGATTCTGTGTTTACTGTCATTGGGGACGACGAGATTGCTGATGGCACCGTGACTGTCACCGACGTCGCTGCCGGCTACCGAGGTCGCGTGCCGCTCCATGACCTCGTCGAACGCGCACGGCTCGCGCATCAACGTCGAGACACGCATGTGCACTGGCCGAGCTGA
- a CDS encoding helix-turn-helix transcriptional regulator, which translates to MAETTSRTLDLLSLLQSHRHWSARELAERLKVSGRTLRRDVERLRELGYGIDATRGAVGGYRLEAGTGLPPLLLSDDEGVAIAIGLRSQATAGLRGAEHTTVSALAKIEQVLPATLRRRVEALQSHATTSPEQGPPVAAELLGLLALCCRDSERVRFEYTDAAGRASARSAEPHRLVPLARRWYLLAWDRDRDAWRTFRVDRIANLFLTRVRFDPRPLDDRESEQLVRDSVRFRSTSLSTTLRISAPLDIVSRELGWWARDAVASGENVTILPVEAESIDALVSGLTWIPSHLPYTVDGPPELLHRLRQQAEQFSAAALDAEA; encoded by the coding sequence ATGGCCGAAACAACGTCACGAACGCTCGATCTGCTCTCGCTGCTGCAGAGTCACCGCCACTGGTCTGCACGCGAGCTCGCAGAACGACTCAAGGTGAGCGGGCGCACACTTCGTCGCGATGTCGAGCGCCTCAGAGAACTCGGGTACGGCATCGACGCGACGCGCGGGGCCGTCGGCGGCTACCGTCTCGAGGCCGGAACCGGACTGCCGCCTCTGCTGCTGAGCGACGATGAGGGCGTGGCGATCGCTATCGGACTTCGTTCGCAGGCAACCGCCGGGCTTCGGGGCGCCGAACACACAACGGTGAGCGCACTCGCAAAGATCGAGCAGGTGCTTCCCGCCACGCTGCGACGACGGGTCGAGGCGCTGCAATCGCACGCCACGACGTCACCAGAGCAGGGTCCTCCTGTCGCTGCCGAGCTTCTCGGTCTGCTTGCCCTGTGCTGCCGTGACAGCGAGCGCGTTCGATTCGAGTACACGGATGCCGCTGGCCGTGCATCCGCCCGATCAGCCGAACCTCACCGTCTCGTCCCTCTCGCGCGGCGGTGGTATCTGCTCGCCTGGGATCGCGATCGCGACGCCTGGCGCACCTTCCGCGTCGACCGCATAGCCAATCTGTTTCTGACGCGCGTTCGATTCGATCCGCGGCCGCTCGACGACCGTGAGTCGGAGCAGCTCGTGCGCGACTCGGTGCGCTTCAGATCGACGTCGCTCTCGACAACACTGCGCATCTCCGCACCCCTTGACATTGTCTCCCGTGAGCTGGGGTGGTGGGCGCGCGACGCAGTCGCCTCCGGTGAGAACGTGACGATTCTGCCTGTCGAAGCCGAGAGCATCGATGCCCTCGTTTCGGGACTTACCTGGATACCATCTCATCTGCCCTATACCGTCGACGGGCCACCCGAACTGCTTCACCGTTTGCGCCAACAGGCCGAGCAGTTCTCCGCAGCCGCTCTCGACGCTGAAGCGTAA
- a CDS encoding ATP-binding cassette domain-containing protein: MSTETMITARGLRKTFPAKGGPVEAVRGVNLDVEAGELVAFLGPNGAGKSTTLRMLTTLLPPSAGEAEVAGHSIAREPGEVRRRIGYIGQRSSASNSQRVRDELRSQGAFYGLGRRETRARADELLESLELAAVATRQVQSLSGGQRRRLDIALGLIHAPALLFLDEPSTGLDPHSRANLWQHILELRARTGTTIFLTTHYLDEADQLAERVMVMDHGEIIADGTATSLKHGLAGDTVTLGFETDEDAHAAAAQIGGEASGQTVTLASDAGERAVPQAVRQLDAAGLRAVSAEYRRPTLDDVFLALTGRSLREEGASHHPIPDAVEHPVVTTP; encoded by the coding sequence ATGAGCACAGAAACCATGATCACCGCACGTGGCCTCCGAAAGACATTCCCCGCGAAAGGTGGCCCCGTCGAGGCCGTTCGCGGCGTCAACCTCGACGTTGAAGCGGGTGAACTCGTCGCATTTCTCGGCCCGAACGGAGCAGGCAAGTCCACGACGCTTCGCATGCTGACGACTCTGCTTCCACCCAGCGCGGGTGAGGCTGAGGTCGCCGGCCACTCCATCGCACGAGAGCCGGGGGAGGTGCGTCGCCGAATCGGCTACATCGGTCAGCGCTCCTCGGCATCAAATAGTCAACGCGTGCGTGATGAGCTGCGCAGTCAGGGCGCGTTCTACGGGCTCGGCCGTCGCGAGACCCGTGCTCGTGCAGACGAACTGCTTGAATCGCTTGAGCTCGCGGCCGTCGCTACACGGCAGGTACAGTCGCTCTCCGGCGGTCAACGTCGACGGCTCGACATTGCCCTCGGGCTCATCCATGCACCTGCCCTGCTGTTCCTCGACGAGCCGTCAACTGGACTTGACCCGCACAGCAGGGCGAACCTCTGGCAACACATCCTTGAGCTGCGCGCCCGCACAGGCACCACCATCTTCTTGACGACCCACTACCTCGACGAAGCAGACCAACTTGCCGAGCGCGTCATGGTCATGGACCATGGCGAGATCATCGCCGATGGAACGGCAACCTCGCTCAAGCATGGTCTTGCTGGCGACACGGTGACCCTCGGGTTCGAAACCGACGAGGATGCTCACGCGGCTGCAGCTCAGATCGGCGGCGAGGCCTCGGGGCAGACCGTCACGCTCGCCAGCGACGCGGGAGAACGGGCGGTGCCTCAGGCCGTGAGGCAGCTGGATGCCGCGGGCCTGCGCGCCGTCAGCGCCGAGTACCGTCGCCCGACGCTCGACGACGTCTTTCTCGCACTCACCGGGCGGAGCCTGCGTGAAGAAGGAGCGTCTCACCACCCGATTCCGGATGCCGTCGAGCATCCGGTCGTAACGACCCCGTGA
- a CDS encoding ABC transporter permease, with protein MTTTISTTDEIIVPRPTGFVRDVASVVTRELRPTLRDPFSLIFSLVQPLFFLGLFGPLLVATTDAPVGATLQWFVPGILVMVALFGTGSTGSNLLDDIMVGSHERTLVAPLSRSALLVGRALKEVVPLMAQGLIVVLVAVPFGFSISIPGLVVGLLVLALFGIGFGALSYSLALAVVGREWMFWLVHQTVLFPLLILSGMLLPIDDGPGWMKVAAAINPIGYVVEAERALFAGDLASSAVLGGLIAASAITVVGLVIGTRGMRRAR; from the coding sequence ATGACCACCACCATTTCCACCACAGATGAGATCATCGTCCCGAGGCCGACGGGTTTCGTCAGAGACGTCGCAAGTGTTGTGACGCGTGAACTCCGCCCGACGCTGCGCGACCCGTTCAGCCTCATCTTCAGTCTCGTTCAGCCGCTCTTCTTTCTTGGGCTCTTTGGCCCGCTGCTGGTCGCGACAACCGATGCTCCTGTCGGAGCTACCCTGCAATGGTTCGTTCCCGGAATTCTCGTCATGGTCGCTTTGTTCGGCACCGGATCCACGGGATCGAATCTGCTCGACGACATCATGGTCGGGTCCCACGAGCGCACTCTCGTCGCTCCGCTCTCCCGCAGTGCGCTGCTCGTCGGGCGGGCGCTCAAGGAGGTGGTTCCGCTCATGGCGCAGGGACTCATTGTCGTCCTCGTCGCCGTGCCATTCGGATTCAGCATCAGCATTCCTGGCCTCGTCGTGGGCCTGCTCGTGCTGGCGCTCTTCGGCATCGGATTCGGAGCGCTGAGTTACAGTCTCGCGCTCGCCGTCGTGGGCCGCGAGTGGATGTTCTGGCTCGTGCACCAGACAGTGCTGTTTCCGCTGCTCATCCTCTCGGGCATGCTGCTGCCGATCGACGACGGTCCGGGGTGGATGAAGGTCGCCGCAGCAATCAACCCGATCGGCTACGTCGTCGAGGCAGAGCGCGCTCTCTTCGCTGGCGATCTTGCCTCATCTGCGGTTCTCGGCGGACTCATTGCAGCATCAGCGATCACCGTCGTCGGACTGGTCATCGGAACGAGGGGGATGCGTCGCGCTCGGTGA
- a CDS encoding VOC family protein: MALEWEQIIVDSQDPQSLGRWWAEALGWVIVDDADGVEIRPSADRLPGILFGNDSGAKQVKNRVHPDFRPDDQQAEVERLLSLGARRADVGQTGDEPWVVLLDPEGNEFCVLSNRA, from the coding sequence ATGGCCTTGGAATGGGAACAGATCATTGTGGATTCGCAAGACCCGCAGTCGCTCGGGCGTTGGTGGGCAGAAGCGCTCGGCTGGGTTATCGTCGACGATGCAGACGGCGTCGAGATTCGCCCGAGTGCAGACAGGCTGCCCGGCATCCTGTTCGGCAATGACAGCGGTGCAAAGCAGGTGAAGAACCGGGTGCACCCAGACTTCCGCCCGGACGATCAGCAGGCAGAAGTAGAGCGGCTGCTGTCGTTGGGCGCCCGCCGCGCTGATGTCGGGCAGACGGGAGACGAGCCGTGGGTTGTGCTGCTCGACCCGGAAGGCAACGAGTTCTGCGTGCTCTCGAACAGAGCGTAA
- a CDS encoding acyl-CoA thioesterase: MHMILRTMLVLTRARRALRHRGPSDPYSVSRLSLRVLPTDLDILKHVNNGVYFSLFDLGRFDLLMRSGMWTTFSERGWYPVVASETITFRKSLTLWQRFTVETRILGFDDRAFYLEHRAVVKGEVYTRAFIRARFLKKSGGTVSVDELLDAIGHDSSRDLTVPEWLVQWGTDAALPSTRQSAPSTWH, translated from the coding sequence ATGCACATGATTCTGCGTACGATGCTCGTCCTGACGCGCGCACGCCGCGCGCTTCGACACCGTGGGCCCTCCGACCCTTATTCGGTCAGCCGCCTGAGCCTGAGGGTGCTGCCGACAGATCTCGACATTTTGAAACACGTCAACAACGGCGTCTACTTCTCGCTCTTCGACCTCGGACGGTTCGACCTTCTCATGCGCAGCGGTATGTGGACGACGTTTAGCGAGCGCGGCTGGTATCCCGTTGTCGCGAGCGAGACCATCACTTTCCGCAAGTCGCTGACGCTCTGGCAGCGGTTCACCGTCGAGACGCGCATTCTCGGCTTCGACGATCGTGCGTTCTACCTGGAACATCGTGCGGTCGTGAAGGGCGAGGTGTACACGCGGGCGTTCATTCGCGCGCGCTTCCTCAAGAAATCCGGGGGCACGGTATCGGTCGATGAACTCCTCGACGCGATCGGTCATGACAGCTCGCGGGATCTGACCGTGCCCGAGTGGCTCGTCCAGTGGGGCACGGATGCTGCACTGCCGTCAACGCGACAGTCAGCGCCGAGTACCTGGCATTGA